Proteins encoded within one genomic window of Oryza glaberrima chromosome 12, OglaRS2, whole genome shotgun sequence:
- the LOC127757900 gene encoding dof zinc finger protein DOF1.6-like — MEAPLHQSPVPLLPPPPPPPRVVGVQQQQQQQEAVVPPPPAMAAAAGGGGREQCPRCASRDTKFCYYNNYNTAQPRHFCRACRRYWTLGGSLRNVPIGGSTRKRPRPSRPARAAIAAAAAASASGSQIAAQQQQAPPVVMSQHEAAAAAAAASGGGGGGGLLVSLLGAAPVLEGRLGGGIGVDLLGGEQLGFGAMAMPPAPLLWPARVLEGGDAWKSAAAAAGVSYSPFPALWQELAAAAPVELAGGGGAPQLM, encoded by the coding sequence atGGAGGCGCCGCTGCACCAGTCGCCAgtgccgctgctcccgccgccgccaccgccgccgcgcgtcgtcggcgtgcagcagcagcagcagcagcaggaggcggtggtgccgccgccgccggcgatggcggcggcggcggggggaggagggagggagcagTGCCCGCGGTGCGCGTCGAGGGACACCAAGTTCTGCTACTACAACAACTACAACACGGCGCAGCCGCGGCActtctgccgcgcctgccgccgctaCTGGACGCTCGGCGGCTCCCTCCGCAACGTCCCGATCGGCGGCTCCACCCGCAAGCGCCCCCGCCCCTctcgccccgcccgcgccgccatcgccgccgccgccgcggcgagcgcgagcggCTCCCAGATTGccgcccagcagcagcaggcgcctCCTGTGGTGATGAGCCAgcatgaggcggcggcggcggcggcggcggcgagcggagggggtggaggtggtggactACTCGTGTCGCTGctcggcgcggcgccggtgctggaggggcggctcggcggcggcatcggcgtcgACCTCCTCGGTGGCGAGCAGCTCGGCTTCGGGGCGATGGcgatgccgccggcgccgctgctgtgGCCGGCGAGGGTCCTGGAGGGCGGCGACGCGTGGaagtccgccgccgcggccgccggcgtgtCGTACTCCCCGTTCCCGGCGCTGTGGCaggagctcgccgcggcggcgccggtggagctcgccggcggcggcggcgccccgcaGCTGATGTGA